A DNA window from Setaria viridis chromosome 2, Setaria_viridis_v4.0, whole genome shotgun sequence contains the following coding sequences:
- the LOC117842151 gene encoding probable 1-deoxy-D-xylulose-5-phosphate synthase 2, chloroplastic produces MSPMALQASTPSAFRASPATAHASCRRQVRRQFQVRASAAAKSSSVGADDGKMMVPKEEPSSSPWKVDFSGEKPATPLLDTVNYPAHMKNLSTLELEQLAAELRAEVVHTVSKTGGHLSSSLGVVELAVALHHVFDTPDDKIIWDVGHQAYPHKILTGRRSRMHTLRQTSGLAGFPKRDESPHDAFGAGHSSTSISAALGMAVARDLLGRNNHVISVIGDGAMTAGQAYEAMNNSGYLDANMIVVLNDNKQVSLPTATLDGPSKPVGALSRALTRLQSSTKLRRLREAAKAVTKQIGGPAHGVAAKVDEYARGMISASGSTLFEELGLYYIGPVDGHNVEDLVTIFEKVKAMPAPGPVLIHIVTEKGKGYPPAEAAADRMHGVVKFDPATGRQFKSKSPTLPYTQYFAESLIREAEVDDKVVAIHAAMGGGTGLNHFQKRFPERCFDVGIAEQHAVTFAAGLAAEGLKPFCAIYSSFLQRGYDQVVHDVDLQRLPVRFALDRAGLVGADGPTHCGAFDVAYMACLPNMVVMAPADESELMHMVATATAIDDRPSCFRFPRGNGIGAALPPGNKGSPLEIGKGRVLVGGNRVALLGYGSMVQACLKAAEALKEHNVYITVADARFCKPLDTGLIRELAAEHEVLITAEEGSIGGFGSHVAHYLSLAGLLDGNLKLRSMFLPDRYIDHGAPQDQMEEAGLTPRHIAATVLSLLGRPLEAMQLK; encoded by the exons ATGTCTCCAATGGCGCTCCAGGCATCCACGCCTTCCGCGTTCCGCGCGTCCCCGGCCACCGCCCACGCTTCCTGCCGGCGGCAGGTACGGCGGCAGTTCCAGGTgcgcgcgagcgcggcggcgaagaGCAGCAgcgtcggcgccgacgacgggAAGATGATGGTCCCGAAGGAAGAGCCGAGCTCGAGCCCCTGGAAGGTGGACTTCTCCGGCGAGAAGCCGGCGACGCCGCTGCTGGACACGGTGAACTACCCGGCCCACATGAAGAACCTCTCCACCCTGGAGCTGGAGCAGCTGGCGGCGGAGCTCCGCGCGGAGGTGGTGCACACGGTGTCCAAGACCGGCGGCCACCTGAGCTCCAGCCTGGGCGTGGTGGAGCTCGCCGTGGCGCTCCACCACGTGTTCGACACCCCCGACGACAAGATCATCTGGGACGTCGGGCACCAGGCGTACCCGCACAAGATCctcaccggccgccgctcccggaTGCACACCCTCCGGCAGACCTCCGGCCTGGCGGGGTTCCCGAAGCGCGACGAGAGCCCGCACGACGCGTTCGGCGCCGGCCACAGCTCCACCAGCATCTCGGCGGCGCTGGGCATGGCGGTGGCGCGGGACCTCCTCGGCCGCAACAACCACGTCATCTCAGTCATCGGCGACGGGGCCATGACCGCCGGCCAGGCCTACGAGGCCATGAACAACTCCGGCTACCTCGACGCCAACATGATCGTCGTCCTCAACGACAACAAGCAGGTGTCCCTCCCCACCGCCACGCTCGACGGGCCCTCCAAGCCAGTCGGCGCGCTCAGCCGCGCGCTCACCAGGCTCCAGTCCAGCAccaagctccgccgcctccgcgaggCCGCCAAGGCCGTCACCAAGCAGATCGGCGGTCCGGCGCACGGCGTCGCCGCCAAGGTCGACGAGTACGCTCGCGGCATGATCTCCGCCTCGGGATCCACGCTCTTCGAGGAGCTCGGCCTCTACTACATCGGCCCCGTCGACGGCCACAACGTCGAGGATCTCGTCACCATCTTCGAGAAGGTGAAGGCcatgccggcgccggggcccgtGCTCATCCACATCGTGACGGAGAAGGGCAAGGGGTacccgccggcggaggcggcggccgaccgGATGCACGGTGTCGTCAAGTTCGATCCGGCGACAGGGAGGCAGTTCAAATCTAAGTCCCCAACGCTGCCTTACACGCAGTACTTCGCCGAGTCGCTGATCCGGGAGGCAGAGGTCGACGACAAGGTGGTGGCCATCCACGCCGCCatgggcggcggcacggggctCAACCACTTCCAGAAGCGGTTCCCGGAGCGGTGCTTCGACGTCGGCATCGCCGAGCAGCACGCCGTGACGTTCGCCGCCGGGCTCGCCGCCGAGGGGCTCAAGCCTTTTTGCGCCATCTactcctccttcctccagcGGGGGTACGACCAGGTGGTCCACGACGTGGACCTTCAGAGGCTGCCGGTGCGGTTCGCGCTCGACCGGGCGGGGCTCGTCGGCGCTGACGGCCCCACGCACTGCGGCGCCTTCGACGTCGCCTACATGGCGTGCCTCCCGAACATGGTGGTCATGGCACCGGCCGACGAGTCCGAGCTGATGCACAtggtcgccaccgccaccgccatcgaCGACCGGCCCAGCTGCTTCCGCTTCCCGCGGGGCAACGGCATcggcgccgccctcccgccgggGAACAAGGGCTCGCCGCTGGAGATCGGCAAGGGCCGGGTGCTCGTCGGCGGCAACCGGGTGGCGCTCCTCGGATACGGGTCCATGGTTCAGGCCTGCCTCAAGGCCGCCGAGGCGCTCAAGGAGCACAACGTGTACATCACCGTCGCCGACGCGCGGTTCTGCAAGCCGCTGGACACGGGGCTGATCCGGGAGCTCGCCGCCGAGCACGAGGTGCTCATCACCGCCGAGGAGGGCTCCATCGGCGGGTTCGGCTCCCACGTCGCGCACTACCTCAGCCTCGCCGGCCTACTCGACGGGAACCTCAAA CTGAGATCCATGTTCCTGCCGGACCGGTACATCGACCACGGCGCGCCGCAGGACCagatggaggaggcggggcTGACGCCACGGCACATCGCCGCCACCGTGCTGTCCCTGCTGGGGAGGCCATTGGAGGCAATGCAGCTCAAGTga